acccagtgtggacaaccttgctCCAAATTACTCAACAACATCCTGTTTGTCCTCACTCACCTGGATCCTGCTTTGCTTGTAGAACTTGCTGTAGACAGCCAAAtaggaggtttttttctttttttttttttgttttttttttttttttgttttaagcaatctaaaactcctgaATTTCCTCATTCAAAACTGACAGTTTCCGcctgtgtgtgccagccctAACTGCCACCAAGACGGTTCCCCTTCCCCAAGGCAGAACCATGAAAGGAATGTTTTAGACCtttggactccttggttccacaaggccttTTTTTTGTCACCATGgactcttggttccatgaggttctgtacTGTCACAATGGATGTTTGCTGCCATGGGGCCACACGGTGTCACAATGCTctttttggttccatgaggttccatgCTATCACAATGGAGATTTGGGTCNNNNNNNNNNNNNNNNNNNNNNNNNNNNNNNNNNNNNNNNNNNNNNNNNNNNNNNNNNNNNNNNNNNNNNNNNNNNNNNNNNNNNNNNNNNNNNNNNNNNccttggaggaatatcaccaagatttgtgaggCCAGAATGtgggttgttctgctttgatcctctgacagacagaccttgaacaagatatcgctagaacttgttaatagttttgctctgcttgataggccttaaagtaaaaagccagaatgtgttttgctttgcttgcataatcacatattgttttaagtgccaagaaaggagtcagtggctgaggaagactactcgccctcatcccccgaccaccagaaggcagaaaaagaccccctagcaactggaggagcatgcgctgAACTACTAgaggaggagcacgtcacccaaaaacctaacagcttaaaaggaacagactaaggCGGGTAGGGTGCAGCAGTAGTTAATGGAGCAAGactctgctgcccagcgctgaatttgcttttgctttctgtaactaataaatctttaaattgttatttgatcttttatggcccattgcgctcatttataacactgAGAGCCCCGGGAAGGTACTGAGAGCGCTTTCCCTGCCAGTGCATCTCttactgggagcgctgggagggaactgggagcaaagAGCGCCCGGCCATGAGCGGACTTGGCGGTGGGCGGGGGCCAGAGGGCGTGGTTATGCAAATCAGGGAGCGATCGCTCGCTGGGATTGgtgggcgggagcggcgcgggggtGCCGCGGTCACGTGAGTGCCGTGAGGGGAACGGAGCGATGGCGGCGGCGCccggtgagaggggacagggaatgggaatggggacagggaatggaaatggggacaggaaatggaaatggggacagggaatggggagctGGAACAGGGACATTTATATATCTGATGTATGTGTTTATAGAATTAGAATACATATTAGATGTAGTAGTAAGCTGACGATATGGGGATAAGTGGTGGAATGTCTTGGGGTGACTTTTTGATGCTTGTATCCCCAAATTGTCTGTTGGTGTTGAATATTGaattctgcagctttaagactggtttcaggagtgaagggggagagaaagaggtaCAGAGTTgttatcagagactgcacttgCTCCCCCACACGCTACACACAGACCATGTTGTCTGCACTGGATGGCAGGAGAGagctttctttttgcttttagttaATTTTTCTGGCTGGCTGAGGCAAAGGAGTTCCCCCGGattgctcttttcctttttccctggaattcttcaaacctgctctggaccgaaaacccagaagagcactgagagctcacacctgtggcccaGCAGGCCTGGCCTGGGCCACGGCATTTCCCAGCACCAGAGGggctgagaacagactgagtgagctgggctgtgacccacagagggactgagaacagactgagtgagctgggctgtgacccacagagggactgagaacagactgagtgagccAGGCTGCAACACACAGAAGAGACTCCTCTGAATTTGTCAACTCCTTCGGAGCAGggagaggttttgctgtttggtattgttcatttttgtgcGGGGAAGTGCTTTCTCagttaaataaacagttttttccccacttctctctaagggaatattttttccctgaaccaGTTGAGGGCCCTCATTCGgaggtttcctcccaaatttgctcTAAACCAGGACAAGggtgtattttattaaatttctctttagaggtgattgcagcattccATGATTGATGTTGAACCAGTGTGTCTCCTAAGGAGgcctggcctgctcagagaagctgtgccttgaggtctgacccaATGTGGACAACCTTGCTTCACatttcccagccccatcctgtctCTCCTCACTCAACTGAGACCTGCTTTGCTTGAAGAATCGGCGGCACACAGCCAAACAGTCTAAAATAGTTTAGGTtgctacaaaagaaaaagctccCCATTGAAAACAGACACCCTCCTCAAGTGTGTGCCAAACCCAAGGCACCACCACgaccactgcagagctgccctgggccagctggaagggtggatcatcatcccaacctgcactggGCCATTGCAAGGgactgtggccatggacactgcactgaccccactgctgggtttgggtgccACGGCAATGCTCATCAGTCcaagtttccttggaaaccACCCCAAGGACCCATTTCTGCAGTCAGGCTCCGTGCCCACTTGCATGCAGAGCTGTTGTGTCCTCGGCTGCCACGGCACCCTCAGGACAAAGCGGTGCCAGGGCTGTTCCTGGTACAATTGCACTGACGCTCCTTGATGCAGTCAGGggccatggcacagccacagagacCCTTCCTTCGTTTGTGCCACAGCAACCAAGGCCTGGAGCCATTGTGATGGCTGCTTGTGATGGAAACCTGCCCTGGGCCCCTTGCTCAGGGCTGgtgtcactgcccagagccagaggggATCCCTTGCTGGGGGCTTGTGCCGTGGCCACCTGCCCTGTGCCGCGCTGGCTGCTCAGGCGCAGCGGgaccagcagcaaagcccagggcCAAAGGCCAGGTCAGCCAGACAGAAAGGTCAGCTGGGCACTGTTTCCATGGCAGccatccctgggacagcacaCCTGGGTCACCTGTGGTGGCACTTGCCATGGAAACCCCTGGGAGGGGCTGATGCCACGGCCGCTGGCACTGAGACACTGCTGGGCTcggtgctgagcacagggctgagcacacagagatggttttgttcttgctgagcctgcacagagccaaggcctttcctGCCCCTCATCCAGCCACactggggaggggctggggctgcaggggaagtTGGGAGAGGACAGAggcaggacaggtgaccccaactAACCCCAGGATATCCCAGACCATGGCACATTATGCTCAGTGTATAAAGTGGGGAAAGGAGGCAGGAATTgaggggacatttggagtgatggtgtttgtcttccaaGGTAACAAGCAGGATGAGACTCAGATTCACCAGTGGGCAGGGTCAGCACCAAAGACACAGACACCAACTGAAGGAATGTGTAATTTATATAACACAAAACTGCACAGAATCACACaaggagaagctcagcaaaGCACATAATTGTTAGCAAATAATTACaaaaggagaagctcagcaaaGCACATAATCGTtaacaaaaattacaaaaggagaagctcagcaatgCACCCAATCATCACTACCAAAGATTGCCCACAGTGATTCAGAAAGATCCATCACCAGTTACCCCCAGACTTTACCATCACCCAGGTGCACAcatcagctgggggaagctgtcccagccaagggctgcagagccactcccggacactgggaattcctgcaggtgcctccagccaCAGGTGAGGCTTCCAACCCCACTGTGAGAGGgcccagctctgacagtgctgaataaacaaaCTGACAGCACTCCTagtgcaggaacagctggtTTCATTCTCCTCTTGGGTTCctcccaaagcctggccagggctcaaGGAGGAACTGAGGGAGTTGACTTTGACCAAATATCCCCAAACAAAGACAGATGGGATCTTGTTTGGTTTCTAAACACAGAAAGGTAAATGAATGCTTCACCAATGCAGACATACACAGATCATATTGCTAAAAATGCCTCATTAGTGAGCAGGTAACAATATAACATTTGGTTGGAAGGTTCATCTAGAGGTCAGCTTTGGCTCAGAGTCTGTGTTCAGGCCTTGGTACTTCAATCAGTGCTTTGACCAAGGCATGAACTACAACCTTCATAACAATTCTTTCAATACTTGAGTCTTAGATATAGGTGTGAGACATAAAGGCATCACCTCTTGTTCTTCAATTAAGTGCTGTTCAAGTTCATTACTCAGAGCTGTAAGTCACATTCCTTCTAAAACATGCCTAATTAGTTGTATTCTCTGTTGTTTATCAAATCCCCACTTTTTCTTGAGACTGTGCCTCTTTTTAGACAAGTCTCAATACTCAATTTCCCAGCACAAAGTGTCACAACAACTCTAACATGATAGCCCAGGCTCCTCCTTGGCCAGCAAGCAGATAATCCAAAACCATGTGGTTCTGTAGAACCCATTTGTGTTTGTTGGAGCTCATAGGATGTGCTATTGGATATTTTCACAGTATCATTTTCTACTTCTTCTAATAATCAATGCAGCTTATTAATGTAAACTCCACAGGACAAGGCAGTGCACATGGGGCACAGGGTGAACCAGAGTCTTTGGCTTTCTGAGACCAAAGGCACTCTTTAGGGGGAAAATGTTCTCTCAGCCCTAACTCTTCCTGGTGGTTGTTGCTGAAGTACCCTCAAGGGAGGCATCAGCATAGCCTGGGAACAGGACCCAAACCATCCTTTAGGAAGCCATTTACAGGCATTGTTTCTGCACATCCAGCAGGCCCATTCCCAGTACCAAAGGTctgatttcccatttcccactgTGGGCTGCTGATGGATGCAGggctcctccctgtgctcctgttgTGTCCCCAGTGCCTTTGGGCCAGAGGAGTTTCACAgtggccctgcagctgggagtgctcTAACACTGACCCTGACCAGCTCCAGCACCCCGAGTTCTACTGACATTGGGAGTGAGGgtaaagcacagaaatccttTCACATTGTGGCCTCTAACTCTAACAGGGTTTGGTTTCTACTGAAGAGAAATCTTAGTGAATCCTGTAAAACTGATTCCTTTGTTCCCCAGTACAGTTTTCTGTATCTGTCCCTGCACTGACTCTGTTATGAGTCAGAGCCCACTGACAGAGGTCTGCCACCCCACAGGGAACCCCACTCCTCCCAACATCAGTTGAGAACATACCCGGCAATTGGCTGCATGGAGTATTTTGGCTACTTCACTCTTTaaattttcataataatttcATGACTAATCCTTGGTGAAACTCTAGAGGCGTTTCTGGTGAACAAGATTCTGGCTGACTCTCAAGATACAACTTACAGACATAAGCAGTACTTTAGGGACAAGGTTActcattctttttcctcagtctCATCCGGGTTAGGAGCAATAATTCCATTGTCCATGGAGCTGGTGcctttttaattccagaatCATGTCTCCAAGGTCCTTTGCTGTTCAGCTTTCCCGTGCTGTCTGTGGGTGACAAGGCTTGGTGGGGTCCTTTCCCTTCCAGCTGGAGAGGTGCCGGGTCCCAGTCCCTGAGGGGCCCCAGGCTCCTGGTTGGAATTCGTGTGGAAGTGCCTCAGTGTCACATCAGCCTTCACATGGAGCCCCGTGGatcagagcattttccaaagagaTGTTGGGGCACACAGGGAGATTTGGTCTGGCAGGATCTGTAAAACAATATCCCATAACATCCACTTGTTCTCACATGGACACTCggctgcagggacacattccCATCGCTCCTGGCCAGGTTTCAGGGTTCAAGTGCTGtctttccccagagctgttccttcagctggCTTGGGAGGGCCATTTGGACTCTGCATCCACATTTTGCCTCCATTATTAGGGCTCCTGGATCCAAATGCTTTATCTCCACAAACAGTGGTGATTTGAGGTGGGTCTCTTTTTCTCActactgtttttaaaacttaaatatCAATAATTGTGCTACTGTGTCATAGGGCTAAATAATCCAGTCTTGTTCACTATTGTGTAAAAGGATTACTTTGATTTCTCCTTGACAATCTGCATCAATTACTTTTCCTGTGACATGAACACTTTGCAAAGCCAAGCTCCAGTGAGCAGTTCCCCAACCAAAGTGTCCTGGAGTAATTGGAATTCCTCTTTCTGTATTGAAAACTCTCATTTGCTTCTGATTCATCCTAATGAATTCCACTGCATCCAAGTccacctctgcagcctctggggtGGCTCTGTCAGGGGCCATCGCACGCAGAACAATTTCCCAGCAAGTCCAAGTCCCACTGGCCATGGCTGTATTTGCAAACTGGGTGCAGCCATGCACATCCAGGGGCTTCCCATTTCCCTGTGGGCCCATTGTTAAGGGCATGGAGCACATCTGGGAGATGGGTTTTCCATCAGAACAAGCTCtcatctcttcattttttaaactgttctttTAACAAACATTCATCTGTTCAATCCTGCAGTTTGTGGATAGTCTGGTATATGAAAAACCCAGCAATCTTCATCATCATGTTTTCCACAGTAACAAATAACACATTCCACATCACAGTATCAGCAAACCCCATTAAAACAGCCAATTTCATCCCTTCCTACTTTATTCATTATACATAATAATCTCACAAAGTTCACCATGACCTTTATATCCTTGTTAATGCTTTTCTGTAGGGTATTTAGTGTTACATCCCTGAGCAACCAAAGCTAACACATTAATATTGTCAGCATTACttcacattattattattatttactttatCTACAAATACAAATTGATTATATttgatacatatatatatattctatcattattatttcactagtacaaagaaattcaaactcaagattaaaaattcttctgtggCTCCATGTGGGAGCGTTCCAACAAAAAATTGTTCCTTCGGTTGGTGCTGTGTCCAATATGCTGTTAACAAAATCCATCCTCATCATTCCAAACCCATAagttctcttcctttttccataTGCAATTTTTGGATGCATTTTAAGACATCCAGTGGTTCAGCCTCTTTTAACTGACTGCTCCACTGCTCACACAGTGCTCTGACCTCAGCCCACTGCAGAGACAGTGAGCTTTAGGAAAGGGCTTTGCATCCAGGAATTTTGGATGGGCCTGATTCcttacatttgcatttaaaaagtgacattttgttGTGATCCAACCAGACGACGCCACTTTGGTTTTACCAGTGGGCAAGACACAGACACCAACTGAAGGAATCAGTGTAATTTTCTCAAgttcaaagcagcaaagaatcacaaaaggagaagctcagcaatgCACCCAATCATCACTACCAAAGATTGCCCACAGTGATTTAGAAAGATCCATCACCAGTTTCCCCCAGACTTTACCATCACCCAGGTGCACAcatcagctgggggaagctgtcacagccaaggactgcagagccactcccggacactgggaattcctgcaggtgcctccagccaCAGGTGAGGCTTCCAACCCCGCTGTGAGAGGgcccagctctgacagtgctgaataaacaaaCTTACAGCACTCCTAGTGCAGGAACAGCTGGCTTCATTCTCCTCTTGGGTTCctcccaaagcctggccagggctcaaGGAGGAACTGAGGGAGTTAACTTTGACCATACACCCCCAAACAAGGCATGTTGGATTCCATGGCCTTGTTCAGCTTCTAAATACAGAAAGGTCAATCCATGTTTCACTAATGAGTGCACACATCTATCAGAGTGCTAATGACCATGCATATTTCGTTAATGAGTGGATACAAAGATAACATTTGGTTGGAAGGTTCATCCAGAGTCACCTTTGGCTCAGGGCCTGTTGTTCAGCCCTCAGTCAGGGCCTCTTGTCCAGGCTTTGGTACTTTAGGGATGTGATCTAGTGGTGGGCTTGACAGTGCTGGGTAAACAGCAGGACTTTGCCAAAGAAAAGATTCTgtaattccaggattccatcTGCTGGGCTCAGTTAGGTCCATGTTGGCAGCACTACTTAGGTCAAAAAGCTCCCTCTTGCTCAGCTCTTGTGGCCTAAGGCTTCAGCTCTTTTAGCTCCTGGTGCTAAGCTGCTCATGCTGGGCAAGACGACTTGGAGAGAAGAATACAGTTCATCCAATTCCttctgggacactgagaggggAGGGTGTGGAACCCAGAGCATGGTTTGGTGTCgcctcctcccttcccttcacaCCTTTCAGCACTTTGAACCAGCCAAGAGCTTTCTCCAAGAGTGCAATGAAGCAGCTGTTCCTacttccagctctggctcttcccagtctCTGACCTTGACTGATTTTGTCTCtcttgctgtgccctctgttccccctgtgctcagtggctgctgcccagggctgtggaactggcacagatcaagggctccagcccctgcttTCTCTGTCCTTGGAGCTGACTGCtcaaagcagccttttccatctggaagTCCCACATGAGAGGGAGTCCCCACCTCTGTTCCTTGCACAACctccaggagcccagagctgccatctcaagtccctgctggcactgggggctccaaggtgccccaggctgctgtgacaccactgcacacgggagggaagagtggcaggggctgtgctgaaagtcaggtccatgtgctgctgctgctgctgctgctgctgctgtgggggtcatttgtccagccctgccccagagtcagggatcagatccaggcactgctgctgctccctcggGACCAGCCACAGTTTGGgtgttgctgtcagtgccagcagaagcggtggctggagcagtgggtgctgacagtgccccaagccccagggccagaggggtccctgggctgggagggagttgtcccttgttctccctctgccccacacagagctgggctgggcacaagtggggcagcacagcaaacaagGAGGCTGCgagtctcttccagccctgtctGCTCAGAGTTTGGCCCTTGGAACTCCAGGagggcaaaggcagctgctcctggtccctctgtgtgtcccgtgttcagcagtgctgctccatcagtCTGTGCCCAGCAACGGGGAaaagcctcagccctgcagggccaggagctgccgggctctgcctgagcagctcagccagcgGCAAGGAGCTGCTCCACACGGGAACCAGGAGCCAAGGACACTCTTTTTATGGCATGTTTTCTGGtttaaggagaagaaaagaaaaaataaaaggaaaaaacacagaaaaaatgtgaaagataaaaacaaaatgaaggcGTTACTGAGAAATAGTTCATACCTTTTAGGATAAAGGAgtaactgattttttaaaacaagaactATGTTATTTACTTTGTAAATGTGCTGATGGTGATGGCATGGGTCCATCTTACTGACCTAAACAGacttttaaaacagttttggggtttatttccaATATTGTAATTTTAAGTTGTGGTTGAAGCAAGATGAAATTGCTTTGTGCCCTGCCAGCTTCAAGCAGGACTGGGAATCTAAACTCTGTCAACCCCCAAATCCTTTAGAAGATGCCCTTCCTTCTCACCCTTCAAATGAGGTGcacatttcctttaaattgtcAGTGATTTCTTAAAGATGGAAAGTCCCACTTACAGCTTTTTGCTCTGGCGAGCGGGCCGTGTTGGAAGTGTAGAAGGACAATTCTCCATCCATCAGCTCCAGTCTGCACTGCCTTAGGAACACGGCCCGCTTGCCAGGTTTTGCCCACTCGTGGCACTTCtagaggaaggagaaagtgcAACTGCACAATTCCAGCCAAGAAGGAATGAAGAGCAGAACAGACAAAACATCCTGTGAAGATCCAGGGGTTCAGCTGCGACCATGGAGAGTTTGGATTCTTGCCAATTGGGTGTGTGTCCCTAACTGCAATCTCTTGGCCTGCAGGAGCGTCTCACTcacctgcaaaagcagaaagctcaGGCGGTGTGCTCGGAACGGGCTCGTCTGATGCaagctggcagagccctgtgagggcagagccctgtgcccagggctgagcccagcagagcccagggctcctcagcatctgcagagcccagctctaAGGAGAGAAACCAGAACCCGCCCGTCAGCTGAAGGCTCCTGTCCCCCTTGTCCCAGCCCCCGCAGTGCCCAGGccatgctggctgtgcccagagctgggcacaaacCTTCCAGtcactgctgcctctgggagcagagcaggagggcagcacgtgtgcccagcctgcagccagccatggcacatccagcccctcagcagctgcccagagccaaaAAGCAGCTTGGCACCCCACTGAGGAATTTGCTGCATCCACTCAGCAAAGGGGGGAACCTCTGGTGCCcggccaggctgtgccatgtCCAGATCTGGGAGCATTCCCCTGGCTGGGGACTCACCTGAAAATTGGGTGTGGAGCATGTCTGTAAAGAAAGTGCCAGAATCAAAGTCGATCATCTCCAGCTGCCAGTGGCCAGGTCGAGGAAGAGGTTGTCATCCTTGAGGTTGTCCTTGTAGCAGCCCCACCTGGGACACCTTCTCCAggggctgcttctccttccctgggggCCAGACCAGGCTGTcagtgctctgcccagggacTCAGCCATCACTGAAGCAGGACAAGTAAAACCAGGTTGGATGGTGGTCGCCAGTGCTTGCAAgaccagctcagctccagaaCAGATGTTCCCATCTGATGACCCCTGCTCCGTGGTACAGGCAGGACGAAGAAGTCTGGGTTTCTTTGCTTCTTATCACCAAGAGATGTGTGGAGCTGTTTGATCCAGGCTCCTGGATCAAATGGTGCCTGTGAATGTCTCCCATTTTCTAGGGCAGATGAACACCCTGCAGCCAAGGGTCATAGAACAGATCTTCCACAGATGGCCTGTCCAAGGAGCGCATGGATAAACACCAACTGATAATATCTTGGCACTCTGGGGAGAGAAACCACAAATCACCAGGCAGTTGGAGAAGGATCCTGTTTGCTTTGCTCCACCATTCCcgtgcctgggctctgctggatgTTCTCACAGCTGTGCCTAAACTTTCCAGTCAATTCCCCGTTTTGGAGGACAGCAGGACATGTGccacctcctcagcagctgccagagcaggatgctCACGAGCCCACTGCTGTCTCCCAGCACTGCtattccctgtgcccagagatGAGGATCCACCTTGAGAGAGCTGTTGTGGGAACTTGAGCTGGCCCCAGATGATGTCCCGGCCCTTCTGGAACGGGTGCTTCCCGCAGACCATCTGGTACAACAGGATACCCAGGGACCAGATCATTGCTGCCTCGCCGTGGTAGCATTTGAGGTGGGTCCATTCTGGGGGGCTGTAGGACAGTGTTCCTATGGAATACAGATGGAGCTCAtcagggggatgctgctgctcccagagcctcgccccagcatccctgggcatgGGGGGGCTGCACCAGTGGCAAAGGGGGTGACCCACTGCCTCCTTGTGAGCACCTGGCTCTTGTGTACAAAactggggctggaaaagaagCCACTGCTATTGGGAGAGGGCAGCAGAAGCCCTGGGAAGCCCAACTAGGAcatacagaagaaaaacccaccCAATGGTGAGAAAAACCCACTCTCCTCCGTGCCTGCATTGCCCTCAGAAAACATTAATAAGCTAAGGCAAACAAGGGCAGCAAAGCAGTCCAAGCCCTTCCTCGCCTGCCCACCAAACTGAGCGGTGCCCAGGTCTGACCCCCCTCTCTGCCACCCCCATGGGGTTTGTGTCgggctggctgccccagctccagccacggCTGCGTGGGTGGTGAATGCGgttggcagggctggcagctggcccCCTCTGACCCCCACCCAAAAGCAACTTGGCTGCAGAAGCAATGCCATGGCCTGCAGCAAAGGGGGGAATCCCtggtgccacagccaggctgggccaTGAGATGCCAGGAGCATCCCCCAGGCTCGGCTCACCTGCAAACTGGGTGTAGACTGTGTCCTGGAGAAAGGTGCCACAGCCAAAGTCAATCAGTTTGAGCTGCCCGCTGTCCAGGTCCATGATTATGTTGGCCGGTTTGATGTCCCTGTGCAGGACCccgcagctgctgcagtgccgCACGGCCTCCAGCACCTGGCGGAACAGCCCCCGCGCCTCCTCCTCCGGCAGGAACCTCCGAGCCGCGATGAAATCAGAGAGGTCCTGACATCGCTCCGGACGCTCCAGCACCAACAAGAAGCAGCTGGGAAGCTCGAACCACTCCAGCAGCTGAATGACTCCAGGGAAGCCAGTGGACACCTTGTCCAGCAGCACGATCTCCAGGGGCGCACGGGCGCCGTTGGGCTGCGCGAGGAGCACGATGCCGTCAGCGGGGCTGAGGCcgtgccagggctctgggacTCCTCAGCCAGCCCGGGATGCTCTGCACCCCCGCTCACCCCACGCCcgctctccctgcagggctcccggCGGCTCCCACCCTGCCGGGCCCCGGCTCCTCGCCGCCCGGCACGCCCCGGCTTCTGCCGCTGGCCCCGCTCACTCACCAGCTCGCCCCAGCGCCGGATGCGACCCCGCGGCACGCGCTTGATGGCCACCTGCGAGCAAGGGGCAGCAGCGGGCTGAGCTCGCCGTCCCGGCACGCCGCGCTCCAACCTCCCCTTCCTCgtctccttcttcttcctcctccctcctcctcctcctcgtcctccgCCCCCGCCACTCACCGGGGCGCCGTTCCGCGAGCCGGGTGCCCGAGAAGACGCTGCCGAAGCCGCCTCTGCCCAGCAGCGAACCCATCCGGTACCGCTCCTGCAACGCCTCCTGCGACTTCCCTGCGGGCGACACGCGGCTGGCAGCGCTCGGCCCGGGGCCAGACACGGCCCCCGACCGCCCCCCGACCGCCCTGGGCCGGGAATCCCCACCCGCCCCGGGCCCCGGCGGAGCTCGGgaggagccggggccggggttTGAGCACTCGttggggccggggccggggctgggactggggctaaagctggggctggggccggggctggggctggggctggggctggggctaGGGCTaaagctggggctggggccgggaCTGAAGCCAAGGCTGGGgccggtgccagggctggggccggggccgggacTGAAGCCACGGGTGGGGCCGGGACTGAAGCCACGGGTGGGGCCGGGACTGAAgccaaggctggggctgggactggggctaAAGCTAGGGCTaaagctggggctggggccgggaCTGAAgccaaggctggggctggggctggggccaggACTGAAGCCAAGGCTGGGGCTAGGACTGGGGCTAAAGCTAGGGCTAAAGCTGGGtctggggccagggctgggtctggggctggggctggggctggggctaAAGCTGGGGCTGGGtccggggccggggctggggccgggacTGAAGCCAAGGCTGGGgccggtgccagggctggggctggggccggtgccagggctggggctggggctggggccggggctggggctggggctgtagccggggctggggctggggccgggaCTGAAgccaaggctggggctgggactggggctaAAGCTAGGGCTAAagcggggctggggccagggccagggctgggactgaAGCCaaggctgggactgggactggggctAAAATTGGGGCTAAAGTT
This sequence is a window from Oenanthe melanoleuca isolate GR-GAL-2019-014 chromosome 25, OMel1.0, whole genome shotgun sequence. Protein-coding genes within it:
- the LOC130262656 gene encoding LOW QUALITY PROTEIN: serine/threonine-protein kinase pim-1-like (The sequence of the model RefSeq protein was modified relative to this genomic sequence to represent the inferred CDS: deleted 2 bases in 1 codon); this translates as MTFPHPLPRSLSRTLSPSPLLPLFPCRAMPRARPRPRAVLPLPQPRPRPRARPSRRGLASARLSLSWLWRCCLGISAWRGGGIASLWLRLSRPRPRPRPQTWPWPQPQPWPQPQPQPQPWPQPQPVPAPAPALALAPAPAPAPAPAPAPALAPVPAPAPAPTTPPGPGAGGDSRPRAVGGRSGAVSGPGPSAASRVSPAGKSQEALQERYRMGSLLGRGGFGSVFSGTRLPAAAPCSQVAIKRVPRGRIRRWGELPNGARAPLEIVLLDKVSTGFPGVIQLLEWFELPSCFLLVLERPERCQDLSDFIAARRFLPEEEARGLFRQVLEAVRHCSSCGVLHRDIKPANIIMDLDSGQLKLIDFGCGTFLQDTVYTQFAGTLSYSPPEWTHLKCYHGEAAMIWSLGILLYQMVCGKHPFQKGRDIIWGQLKFPQQLSQECQDIISWCLSMRSLDRPSVEDLFYDPWLQGVHLP